In Kutzneria kofuensis, the DNA window GTCGACGCGGGTCGCGCCGGCGGCGACGGCCATCTGGCAGACGACGCCCTCGCTGGAGCCGACGACCAGCACCGACTCGATCCTGTCGGCCAGCAGCAGCGCCGGCACCATCAGCGCCTCGTGATAGGTCAGCTGGCTGAACTCGGTGCTCTGCCGGTCGTTGTCGCAGAACAGCGACACGCCCTGCTCGGTGCGGGCGATGACGACGTGCTGGAAGGCGGTGTCGCCCTCGTGGATCACCTCGTGCAGGTCCCAGATCCGGGTCAGGCCGTGGCCCACCGGCTCGTGGATCTGGGTGGTTCGTTCCAACGTGGTCACTTGCTTCTCACAATCTGCTTGGGTGGCAAGGGAAAGTCAGTCGTCCTTGCCGCGGCGGATGGTCTTCGCGTGCACGACGGGCGTGCGCAGCGCCTCGGCGAGCAGCTGCACGGCGACCTCCGGCTTGGCCCGGTGGCCACAGGTGAAGACGTCGACGAAGACCGACCCGATCTCTGGGTAGGTGTGCAGCGAGGCGTGCGACTCCGACAGCAGCGCCAGCACGGTGACACCCTGCGGCTCGAACCGCTTGGAGGTCACGTCCAACACGGTCGCCCCGGCCTGATCCAGCACGCTGGTCAGGATGTCGCGCAGCAACGCCTCGTCGTTGAGCAGATCGGCGTCGATGCCCTCCATCTCCGCGAGGACGTGCTGTCCGGTGAACGACCCGACGGTCTGCACCGAGCCCAGTACTCCGGTCATCTATCACTCCCTACTGTTCCAGGTGAAGACAGACCTCCGGTGAGGCCTGTGCGCAAAACTCGGGTGGAGTGCTCAGACGCAGTGCGTCGGGAGCGGTGCGAAACCGTTGAACGCTAT includes these proteins:
- the speD gene encoding adenosylmethionine decarboxylase; translation: MTGVLGSVQTVGSFTGQHVLAEMEGIDADLLNDEALLRDILTSVLDQAGATVLDVTSKRFEPQGVTVLALLSESHASLHTYPEIGSVFVDVFTCGHRAKPEVAVQLLAEALRTPVVHAKTIRRGKDD